The following are encoded together in the Triticum dicoccoides isolate Atlit2015 ecotype Zavitan chromosome 6B, WEW_v2.0, whole genome shotgun sequence genome:
- the LOC119326706 gene encoding AT-hook motif nuclear-localized protein 24-like gives MDPVTASIHGHHLPPPFNTRDFHHHLQQQQLHLKSEDDHGGGSPFGGHGTKHGHEDDENSGNGHGSGGELALISPSGGGLQDGGENGSRRPRGRPAGSKNKPKPPIIITRDSANTLRTHVMEVAGGCDISESITAFARRRQRGVCVLSGAGTVTNVTLRQPASQGAVVALHGRFEILSLSGSFLPPPAPPEATGLTVYLAGGKGQVVGGTVVGSLTAAGPVVIMAASFANAVYERLPLEEDELLAAQGQADSTGMLAAGQQASQMAGGDVDPSLFEGLPPNLLGNVQLPPEAAGCRWNPGTAGGRPSPF, from the coding sequence ATGGATCCGGTTACTGCATCCATCCACGGTCACCATCTTCCTCCACCGTTCAATACCCGTGATTTCCATCAccatctccagcagcagcagctgcaTCTCAAGTCGGAGGACGACCATGGCGGCGGCTCTCCGTTTGGCGGCCACGGCACCAAGCACGGCCACGAGGATGACGAGAACAGTGGCAACGGCCACGGCAGCGGCGGTGAGCTTGCTCTGATTTCCCCTTCAGGTGGCGGACTTCAGGATGGAGGCGAGAACGGATCGCGCCGACCGAGGGGCCGCCCGGCCGGGTCCAAGAACAAGCCGAAGCCTCCAATCATCATTACGCGGGACAGCGCTAACACGCTCCGGACGCACGTCATGGAGGTCGCGGGCGGGTGCGACATCTCCGAGAGCATCACGGCGTTCGCCCGCCGCCGGCAACGCGGGGTCTGCGTGCTGAGCGGCGCGGGCACCGTGACCAACGTCACGCTGCGGCAGCCTGCCTCGCAGGGCGCGGTTGTCGCCCTCCACGGCCGGTTCGAGATACTCTCACTGTCTGGCTCCTTCCTACCCCCTCCAGCACCACCGGAAGCCACGGGGCTCACCGTCTACCTTGCCGGCGGGAAGGGGCAGGTGGTCGGCGGCACCGTTGTCGGCTCGCTGACCGCCGCGGGGCCGGTGGTGATAATGGCAGCTTCCTTCGCGAACGCTGTCTACGAGCGATTGCCGTTGGAGGAAGACGAGTTGCTTGCAGCGCAAGGGCAGGCAGACAGCACCGGGATGCTGGCTGCGGGGCAGCAAGCATCTCAGATGGCCGGCGGAGACGTGGATCCAAGCCTCTTCGAAGGGCTGCCACCGAACCTCCTCGGCAACGTGCAGCTCCCGCCGGAAGCCGCCGGCTGCAGATGGAACCCAGGCACAGCCGGTGGCCGCCCGTCACCGTTCTAA